The Magnolia sinica isolate HGM2019 chromosome 10, MsV1, whole genome shotgun sequence genome includes a window with the following:
- the LOC131217641 gene encoding uncharacterized protein LOC131217641 yields MVLGNWLLLSRLKKAIQKVRFLLSFHVHKWRLPSMIDSSSQRQLSFNNAPGLIDCTADVDVEDCEMGLSPSPIQRTRSDASDDIDRRAEMFIANFHRHIQMERQVSLELRYAKGVGLERTRSD; encoded by the coding sequence ATGGTGTTAGGAAACTGGTTATTGCTAAGCCGTCTAAAGAAGGCAATACAGAAAGTAAGATTCCTACTAAGCTTCCACGTCCACAAATGGCGTCTTCCATCGATGATTGACTCATCAAGTCAGCGGCAGCTAAGCTTCAACAACGCTCCTGGCTTGATTGATTGCACGGCAGATGTTGATGTCGAAGACTGTGAGATGGGTTTGTCGCCATCGCCAATCCAAAGGACTAGAAGCGATgcatccgatgacatcgacaggaGAGCGGAGATGTTCATCGCAAACTTCCATCGACATATACAAATGGAACGGCAGGTATCACTTGAGCTTCGGTACGCAAAGGGAGTTGGCCTAGAGCGGACTCGATCGGATTGA